One Panicum virgatum strain AP13 chromosome 9K, P.virgatum_v5, whole genome shotgun sequence genomic region harbors:
- the LOC120652880 gene encoding probable protein phosphatase 2C 30, whose product MAEICCEVAAGSPDRKGECAGDAGGRAARRRRMEIRRLRVVAEDQAAKRRRLEGDEEEEEGARGPAPRYGVTSVCGRRRDMEDAVTTRPGFISGHHFFGVFDGHGCSHVATSCGVRMHEIVAEEASAATAAGSSVSDEAARWRGVLEKSYARMDAEAVGSRETAGPAPTCRCEMQLPKCDHVGSTAVVAVVGPRHLVVANCGDSRAVLCSGGAAIPLSADHKPDRPDELERIHAAGGRVIFWDGARVFGMLAMSRAIGDSYLKPFVISDPEVRVVERKDGEDEFLILASDGLWDVVSNEVACKVVRACLRSREPRGGERSSPTSSLSPRQSSGDEEAAAPSDVAASDSDGEGGEDRACAEAAILLTKLALARQSADNVSVVVVNLRRRRRS is encoded by the exons ATGGCGGAGATCTGctgcgaggtggcggcggggtcgccggacCGGAAGGGGGAGTGCgcgggcgacgccggcggccgcgcggcgcggcggcggaggatggaGATACGGCGGCTCAGGGTGGTGGCGGAGGACCAGGCCGCGAAGAGGCGGAGGCTGGAGggtgacgaggaggaggaggagggcgcgagGGGCCCGGCGCCCAGGTACGGCGTGACGTCGGTGTGCGGGCGGCGGAGGGACATGGAGGACGCGGTCACCACCCGCCCGGGGTTCATCAGCGGCCACCACTTCTTCGGGGTGTTCGACGGCCACGGCTGCTCTCAT GTCGCGACGTCTTGCGGGGTGCGGATGCACGAGATCGTGGCCGAGgaggcctccgccgccaccgccgccggctcgtCGGTGTCGGACgaggcggcgcggtggaggggCGTCTTGGAGAAGAGCTACGCGCGGATGGACGCCGAGGCCGTCGGCTCAAGGGAGACCGCCGGCCCGGCGCCCACCTGCCGGTGCGAGATGCAGCTGCCCAAGTGCGACCACGTCGGCTCCACGGCCGTCGTCGCCGTGGTGGGGCCGCGCCACCTCGTCGTCGCCAACTGCGGCGACTCCCGCGCCGTCCTCTGCAGCGGTGGCGCCGCTATCCCGCTCTCCGCTGACCACAAG CCTGACCGTCCCGACGAGCTCGAGCGGATCCACGCGGCGGGAGGGCGCGTCATCTTCTGGGACGGCGCCCGCGTGTTCGGCATGCTCGCCATGTCCCGGGCCATCGGCGACAGCTACCTGAAGCCGTTCGTGATATCCGACCCGGAGGTGAGGGTGGTGGAGAGGAAGGACGGCGAGGACGAGTTCCTGATCCTGGCCAGCGACGGGCTGTGGGACGTGGTGAGCAACGAGGTGGCTTGCAAGGTTGTGCGCGCCTGCCTCCGGAGCAGGGAGCCGCGCGGCGGGGAGCGGTCGAGCCCGACCTCCAGCCTGAGCCCCAGGCAGAgcagcggcgacgaggaggccgcTGCGCCCAGCGACGTCGCGGCGTCcgacagcgacggcgagggcggcgaggaCAGGGCCTGCGCCGAGGCGGCCATCCTGCTGACCAAGCTGGCGCTGGCGCGGCAGAGCGCGGACAACGtcagcgtcgtcgtcgtcaatcTCAGGCGGCGCCGGAGATCGTGA
- the LOC120652881 gene encoding probable mannose-1-phosphate guanylyltransferase 1, whose amino-acid sequence MKALILVGGFGTRLRPLTLSVPKPLVDFGNKPMILHQIEALKEVGVTEVVLAINYQPEVMLNFLKDFESKLGIKITCSQETEPLGTAGPLALARDKLADGSGDPFFVLNSDVISEYPFAELIQFHKAHGGEATIMVTKVDEPSKYGVVVMEEGTGKVERFVEKPKVFVGNKINAGIYLLNPSVLDRIELKPTSIEKEVFPRIAADAGLFAMVLPGFWMDIGQPRDYITGLRLYLDSLRKKAPARLASGAHVLGNVLVHETAVIGEGCLIGPDVAVGPGCVVEAGVRLSRCTVMRGARVKQHACVASSIIGWHSTVGRWARVENMTILGEDVHVCDEIYSNGGVVLPHKEIKSSILKPEIVM is encoded by the exons ATGAAGGCGCTCATTCTCGTCGGAGGCTTCGGCACCCGCCTGCGGCCGCTGACGCTCAGTGTGCCCAAGCCGCTCGTCGACTTCGGCAACAAGCCCATGATCCTGCATCAG ATCGAAGCTCTGAAGGAAGTTGGGGTCACAGAGGTCGTCCTGGCCATCAATTACCAGCCTGAG GTGATGCTCAACTTTCTCAAGGACTTCGAGAGCAAGCTTGGCATCAAGATCACCTGCTCCCAGGAGACGGAGCCCCTGGGCACCGCGGGCCCTCTGGCCCTGGCCCGCGACAAGCTCGCCGACGGCTCCGGCGACCCTTTCTTCGTGCTCAACAGCGACGTGATCAGCGAGTACCCGTTCGCGGAGCTCATCCAGTTCCACAAGgcccacggcggcgaggcgacgatCATGGTCACCAAGGTGGACGAGCCGTCCAAGTACGGCGTGGTGGTCATGGAGGAGGGCACCGGCAAGGTGGAGCGCTTCGTGGAGAAGCCCAAGGTGTTCGTGGGCAACAAGATCAACGCCGGCATCTACCTGCTCAACCCGTCGGTCCTCGACCGCATCGAGCTGAAGCCGACGTCCATCGAGAAGGAGGTGTTCCCGCGCATCGCGGCGGACGCCGGGCTCTTCGCCATGGTGCTGCCGGGTTTCTGGATGGACATCGGGCAGCCGCGCGACTACATCACCGGCCTGCGCCTGTACCTCGACTCCCTGCGGAAGAAGGCGCCCGCGCGGCTGGCGTCGGGCGCGCACGTCCTGGGCAACGTGCTGGTGCACGAGACGGCGGTGATCGGGGAGGGGTGCCTGATCGGGCCCGACGTGGCCGTCGGCCCCGGGTGCGTGGTGGAGGCCGGGGTGCGGCTGTCCCGGTGCACGGTGATGCGCGGCGCTCGCGTGAAGCAGCACGCCTGCGTCGCCAGCAGCATCATCGGCTGGCACTCCACCGTCGGCAGGTGGGCGCGCGTGGAGAACATGACCATCCTCGGCGAGGACGTGCACGTCTGCGACGAGATCTACAGCAACGGCGGCGTCGTGCTCCCGCACAAGGAGATCAAGTCCAGCATCCTCAAGCCTGAGATCGTTATGTGA
- the LOC120652882 gene encoding digalactosyldiacylglycerol synthase 2, chloroplastic-like produces MAGKQQNVAIFTTASLPWMTGTAVNPLFRAAYLAKAGNWEVTLVVPWLSNGDQILVYPNKMKFSSPAEQEAYVRRWLEERIGVLPRFNIKFYPGKFSTEKRSILPVGDISQTISDDKADIAVLEEPEHLTWYHHGRRWKTKFRKVIGVVHTNYLEYVKREKNGYISAFILKHINSWVTDIYCHKVIRLSAATQDVPRSAICNVHGVNPKFIEIGKLKHQQLCQKEQAFFKGAYYIGKMVWSKGYTELLHLLHKHQMELSGLKMELYGSGEDSDEVKASAERLSLDIRVYPGRDHGDSIFHDYKVFVNPSTTDVVCTTTAEALAMGKIVICANHPSNEFFKRFPNCHMYNTEKEFVRLTMKALGEDPVPLSDELRHELSWEAATERFVRVADIAPTVSVGQKAPSSKHFMRISTLELQKNMEEASAFFHNTISGIETARCVFGAIPNTLQPDEQQCKELGWNLH; encoded by the exons ATGGCGGGGAAGCAGCAGAATGTTGCAATATTCACCACCGCGAGCCTGCCATGGATGACTGGTACGGCCGTCAATCCCCTGTTTCGGGCCGCATACCTCGCCAAGGCTGGAAACTGGGAGGTTACGCTGGTGGTGCCGTGGCTGTCCAATGGGGATCAGATTCTTGTTTATCCTAACAAGATGAAGTTCAGTTCGCCGGCAGAGCAGGAAGCCTACGTGCGGCGGTGGCTTGAGGAGCGGATTGGGGTGTTACCAAGGTTCAATATAAAGTTCTATCCTGGGAAG TTTTCAACTGAGAAAAGGAGCATTCTACCTGTTGGGGACATCAGTCAGACCATATCTGATGACAAAGCAGATATTGCAGTGCTAGAAGAGCCAGAACATCTTACATGGTACCATCATGGACGGAGGTGGAAAACCAAGTTCCGAAAAGTCATAGGTGTTGTTCATACGAACTATTTGGAATAtgtgaaaagagagaaaaatggaTATATCAGTGCATTTATCTTAAAACACATCAATTCTTGGGTTACAGACATCTATTGCCATAAG GTTATAAGATTGTCTGCAGCAACTCAGGATGTCCCTAGGTCTGCGATTTGTAATGTTCATGGAGTTAACCCCAAATTTATTGAAATTGGCAAATTGAAACATCAGCAGCTATGCCAAAAGGAGCAGGCATTCTTCAAGGGTGCATACTATATTGGAAAGATGGTATGGAGTAAAGGTTACACAGAGCTTCTTCATCTGCTTCATAAGCACCAAATGGAGTTATCTGGCCTTAAAATGGAGTTGTATGGCAGCGGGGAAGATTCTGATGAAGTAAAAGCATCAGCTGAGCGATTGAGCTTAGATATTAGAGTCTATCCAGGCCGCGACCATGGAGATTCAATATTTCATGA CTATAAGGTTTTCGTAAACCCAAGCACAACAGATGTGGTATGCACAACGACTGCAGAAGCTTTGGCGATGGGAAAGATTGTGATCTGTGCAAACCATCCTTCAAATGAATTTTTCAAAAGGTTTCCTAATTGTCACATGTATAATACCGAGAAAGAGTTTGTCAGGCTAACAATGAAAGCATTGGGAGAAGATCCAGTCCCACTGTCAGATGAATTGAGGCATGAGCTTTCCTGGGAGGCTGCGACAGAAAGATTTGTTAGAGTTGCTGATATTGCACCAACTGTGTCTGTCGGGCAAAAAGCACCCTCTTCAAAGCATTTTATGCGCATCTCCACGCTGGAACTGCAGAAGAACATGGAAGAGGCTTCAGCATTTTTCCATAACACCATCTCTGGGATTGAAACTGCCCGATGTGTGTTCGGTGCAATACCAAATACCCTGCAGCCGGATGAACAGCAATGCAAGGAACTTGGGTGGAATTTGCACTGA